A single region of the Epinephelus moara isolate mb chromosome 14, YSFRI_EMoa_1.0, whole genome shotgun sequence genome encodes:
- the LOC126400617 gene encoding 14-3-3 protein beta/alpha-like yields MDRADSIQKAKLAEQAERYEDMAENMKVVTENGDELSNEERNLLSVAYKNVVGARRSSWRVLSSVGLKSCEKKQDIVKEYKAEVEKELQEICNNVLKLLDNYLIVNAKNPESKVFYLKMKGDYYRYLAEVASGEDKQKTIENSQMAYGEAFEISKTDMDPTHPIRLGLALNFSVFYYEILNSPDKACELAKKAFDDAIAELDQLNEESYKDSTLIMQLLRDNLTLWTSDNATDEGDALEAGEGQCQGQEAES; encoded by the exons ATGGATAGAGCGGATTCTATTCAGAAGGCCAAGCTGGCGGAGCAGGCTGAGCGTTACGAAGACATGGCAGAAAACATGAAGGTTGTTACAGAGAACGGAGACGAGCTGTCCAACGAGGAGAGGAACTTGCTATCTGTCGCCTACAAAAACGTGGTTGGGGCAAGGCGGTCCTCATGGAGGGTTTTGTCCAGTGTTGGACTGAAGAGTTGTGAGAAGAAGCAGGATATAGTCAAGGAGTATAAGGcggaggtggagaaggagcTGCAAGAAATCTGCAATAACGTTTTG AAACTGCTGGACAATTATTTAATTGTAAACGCTAAAAACCCTGAAAGCAAAGTCTTCTATCTAAAGATGAAGGGGGACTACTATAGATACCTTGCTGAAGTTGCCAGTGGAGAGGATAAACAAA AGACCATAGAGAACTCACAGATGGCATACGGGGAAGCGTTCGAGATCAGCAAGACTGATATGGACCCCACACACCCTATCCGCTTGGGCTTGGCACTTAACTTCTCCGTCTTCTACTATGAGATTCTCAACTCCCCAGATAAAGCCTGTGAATTGGCCAAAAAG GCATTCGACGACGCCATTGCAGAGCTTGACCAGCTAAATGAGGAGTCCTACAAAGACAGCACTCTTATCATGCAGCTTCTCAGAGACAACCTGACA TTGTGGACATCAGACAACGCTACTGACGAGGGCGATGCTTTGGAAGCAGGAGAGGGCCAGTGCCAGGGCCAGGAGGCTGAGAGCTAA